A single Pseudomonadales bacterium DNA region contains:
- a CDS encoding acetolactate synthase 3 large subunit yields MELLSGGEMIAQALQDEGVEFIFGYPGGAVLHIYDALERVSDIPHILVRHEQAATHAADGYARATGKPGVVLVTSGPGATNAVTGIATAYMDSIPMVVLSGQVQSHLIGEDAFQETDMVGISRPIVKHSFMVKHPTDIPMMMKKAFYLASTGRPGPVVIDLPKDMSRPDQKFPYEYPATVNMRSYSPAVKGHAGQIKKAISMLLAAEKPIIYTGGGIIQGNASAQLTEFARLLNAPVTNTLMGLGGFPAGDPQFLGMLGMHGTVEANKAMHEADVILALGARFDDRVTNTPDKFCPDAAIIHVDIDPASISKTVAADVPIVGPVNVVLEEMIVQLQEQLAKSEVLSARPSLDAWWAQIKQWRSDYGMWEQPRYEDDSGLIKPQFVIEKLCELTDGEAFITSDVGQHQMFAAQYYRFNQPRRWINSGGLGTMGFGLPSAVGVKLAFPDQEVCCITGEGSIQMNIQELSTCTQYNTPIKIINLNNGYLGMVKQWQDMQYDSRYAQSVYEDSLPDFVKLAEAYGHVGIRVEKLADLEPALKEALAMKDRTVFLDIYVDRHEHVYPMQIAPGGAMRDMYINKSEKV; encoded by the coding sequence GTGGAGCTTTTATCCGGTGGCGAAATGATCGCCCAGGCGCTACAAGACGAGGGTGTAGAGTTTATATTTGGTTACCCTGGCGGAGCTGTGTTGCATATTTACGATGCATTGGAGCGGGTCAGCGATATCCCCCACATTTTGGTGCGTCATGAGCAAGCTGCCACTCATGCTGCTGATGGCTATGCTAGGGCAACGGGCAAGCCAGGCGTTGTGTTGGTTACCTCTGGGCCGGGTGCGACCAACGCGGTGACAGGTATTGCGACCGCCTATATGGACTCCATTCCTATGGTTGTTTTATCGGGGCAGGTGCAAAGTCACTTGATTGGTGAAGATGCGTTTCAAGAAACCGATATGGTAGGGATCTCGCGACCTATCGTGAAACATAGTTTCATGGTTAAGCACCCCACAGATATTCCAATGATGATGAAGAAGGCGTTTTATCTCGCCTCAACTGGTCGTCCTGGGCCGGTTGTGATTGATTTGCCTAAGGATATGTCGCGTCCAGACCAGAAGTTCCCTTATGAATACCCTGCAACTGTAAATATGCGATCTTACTCACCGGCGGTTAAGGGGCATGCTGGGCAAATTAAAAAAGCGATCAGTATGCTGTTGGCCGCTGAAAAGCCGATTATTTATACCGGTGGCGGCATTATTCAGGGTAATGCTTCTGCGCAGTTAACCGAATTTGCCCGCCTTTTAAATGCCCCTGTGACCAATACCTTAATGGGCTTAGGTGGTTTTCCAGCTGGCGACCCTCAGTTTTTAGGCATGCTAGGCATGCATGGCACCGTTGAGGCAAATAAAGCCATGCATGAGGCAGATGTTATTCTTGCCTTAGGTGCGCGATTTGATGATCGCGTAACAAATACCCCCGATAAATTCTGCCCAGACGCGGCGATTATTCATGTGGATATTGATCCTGCCTCGATCTCAAAAACGGTGGCGGCGGATGTGCCGATTGTTGGCCCGGTAAATGTTGTGTTAGAGGAAATGATTGTTCAGCTGCAAGAGCAGTTGGCTAAGTCAGAAGTGCTTTCTGCTAGGCCGAGTTTAGATGCTTGGTGGGCGCAAATAAAACAGTGGCGCAGTGATTACGGTATGTGGGAGCAGCCTCGCTATGAAGACGACAGTGGCTTGATTAAGCCACAATTTGTTATTGAGAAATTATGCGAGCTGACGGATGGCGAGGCATTTATTACCTCAGATGTCGGTCAGCATCAGATGTTTGCTGCACAGTACTACCGCTTTAACCAACCGCGTCGTTGGATCAATTCCGGCGGCCTGGGCACGATGGGTTTTGGTTTGCCATCTGCGGTTGGCGTAAAGTTAGCATTTCCTGATCAAGAGGTCTGCTGTATTACTGGTGAAGGCTCGATACAAATGAATATTCAAGAGCTCTCGACCTGTACCCAATACAATACGCCGATTAAAATCATTAACCTTAATAATGGTTATCTGGGCATGGTTAAGCAATGGCAAGACATGCAATACGATAGCCGATATGCACAATCAGTGTATGAAGATTCGCTGCCAGACTTTGTAAAGCTTGCAGAAGCCTATGGGCATGTTGGTATTCGCGTTGAGAAATTAGCTGATTTAGAGCCGGCGTTAAAAGAAGCGTTGGCGATGAAAGATAGAACCGTATTTTTAGACATCTATGTGGATCGTCACGAACACGTATATCCAATGCAAATTGCACCGGGTGGCGCTATGCGCGATATGTACATCAATAAGTCGGAGAAAGTCTAA
- a CDS encoding ketol-acid reductoisomerase (catalyzes the formation of (R)-2,3-dihydroxy-3-methylbutanoate from (S)-2-hydroxy-2-methyl-3-oxobutanoate in valine and isoleucine biosynthesis), with translation GTGGHRAGVLESSPIAEVKSDLMGEQTILCGVLQTGAILAFDKMVEEGIEPGYASKLIQFGWEAITEALKYGGITNMMDRLSNPAKIKAFDVSEELKDIMRPLFQKHQDDIISGEFSRDMMEDWANDDVKLHGWRAATAETGFEKQENTDQEISEQEFFDNGILLVAFIRAGVELAFDTMVEAGIIEESAYYESLHETPLIANTIARKKLYEMNVVISDTAEYGCYLFDHACRPLLTEFMQGVSTDIIGKGLALDDMGVDNARLIEVNAAIRNHPVEWIGEELRENMSDMKKIVG, from the coding sequence CAGGTACCGGCGGTCACCGCGCAGGCGTGCTTGAATCTTCACCGATTGCTGAAGTTAAGTCTGACCTTATGGGTGAGCAAACCATTCTTTGCGGTGTATTACAAACAGGTGCAATTTTGGCATTCGATAAAATGGTTGAAGAAGGTATTGAGCCAGGTTATGCCTCTAAGCTTATCCAATTCGGCTGGGAAGCGATTACTGAAGCGCTTAAATACGGCGGCATCACCAATATGATGGACCGTTTAAGCAACCCAGCGAAGATCAAGGCATTTGATGTTTCAGAAGAATTAAAAGACATCATGCGTCCGCTATTCCAAAAGCACCAAGATGACATCATCTCTGGCGAATTTTCTCGCGACATGATGGAAGACTGGGCAAATGACGACGTGAAACTTCACGGCTGGCGCGCAGCAACGGCTGAAACAGGTTTCGAAAAACAAGAGAACACTGATCAAGAGATCTCTGAGCAAGAGTTCTTCGACAACGGCATCTTGTTAGTCGCATTCATCCGTGCAGGCGTTGAATTAGCCTTTGATACCATGGTTGAAGCCGGCATCATCGAAGAGTCTGCTTACTACGAGTCATTACACGAAACGCCACTTATCGCTAACACTATCGCACGTAAGAAGCTTTACGAAATGAACGTGGTTATCTCTGATACAGCTGAATACGGCTGTTATTTGTTCGATCATGCATGTCGTCCACTATTAACTGAGTTCATGCAAGGCGTATCCACCGATATTATTGGTAAAGGCTTAGCGCTTGACGATATGGGCGTTGATAACGCACGCTTAATCGAAGTAAACGCTGCAATCCGTAACCACCCGGTTGAGTGGATTGGCGAAGAATTACGCGAAAACATGTCAGACATGAAGAAAATCGTGGGCTAA
- the ilvN gene encoding acetolactate synthase small subunit, with amino-acid sequence MRRIISVLMENEPGALSRVVGLFSQRGYNIETLTVAPTEDESLSRLTLTTIGDDNKIEQITKHLNRLIEVVKLVDLTEGEHIERELMLVKVKASGAQRAEIKRCTDIFRGQVVDVGASVYTVQIIGSSDKLDAFLAAVGDAVILEVVRTGVCGLSRGEKVLTL; translated from the coding sequence ATGCGTCGTATTATCTCTGTATTGATGGAAAATGAGCCAGGTGCATTGTCTCGCGTAGTGGGTTTGTTTTCTCAGCGTGGTTACAATATTGAAACATTAACTGTGGCACCAACGGAAGATGAGTCATTATCGCGTTTAACGCTTACAACGATTGGCGATGACAATAAAATTGAACAAATTACCAAACACCTTAACCGTTTAATCGAAGTGGTGAAGCTGGTCGACTTAACCGAGGGCGAGCATATTGAGCGTGAGCTGATGTTGGTGAAGGTTAAGGCTTCGGGTGCACAACGAGCTGAGATTAAGCGCTGCACCGATATTTTTCGTGGGCAAGTTGTGGATGTTGGCGCCTCGGTATACACCGTGCAAATTATTGGTTCATCAGATAAATTGGATGCCTTCTTGGCTGCCGTGGGCGATGCGGTTATTTTAGAGGTAGTGCGCACCGGTGTTTGTGGCTTGTCGCGCGGTGAAAAAGTTCTAACACTGTAA